From the Aquirufa lenticrescens genome, the window CAACGAACGACCTGCTAACACGAAATCCTGCGTGGAATTCACCTTTTTACTAGCCCACCAGCCCACGGCCAGGTTCAAAGCGAGGTAAAAAATGACAAAGCCTACGAGCATTCTTTTGATTAAAATGAGCCCAAAAATACGAAAACCTTTTACCTTTATCCTATGAAAAATCTCGCCTTTTTATTCCTGTTCGCTTTAGCAGGTTGCCAAAGCTCCCATTTACAGATCGCCTTTAACGAATCTAGCCTCGCTCAGCGGGCCAGCGGCGTGATGATCAAGGACCTTTCTTCTGGTAAGGTTTTATTCGAAAAGAATGCAGATCAATATTTCATGCCAGCCTCTAATATGAAGCTGCTGACCTTTTTGCAGGCTAATCGAATTCTAGGCAGCCAAATCCCTTCCTTTAAATACCGCGAAACAAAGGATACCCTGTTTTTCTGGGGCACTGGCGATATTTCTAACCTGCATCCTACCATCAAGAATACTGCCATGCGTGATTTCTTAGCGGCTTCATCGAAAGTTTTAGTGTACGGGGCGCCTTTGAAACCACTGCCCATTTTAGGCTCAGGCTGGGCTTGGGATGATTATAATGACCATTATTCGGCAGAAATATCGGATCTGCCATTATATGCGAACTTGGTGAATTTTTCGGCTTCTGCGAAACGCTGGAAGATTTTGCCTGACGCCTTTGAGGCCGTGGCTAAAACAGGATCTACGCTGGAAGTACGTCGAAATCGCTTGAAAAATCAGTTTGAATTACCGGTTTTGACTTCAGAGAAATATGGATCCCAGGACGTACCATTCATTACCTCTCCTGATATGACGACTTTTTTGTTGACGGATACCTTACATAAATCCGTGGAGACGATGCCGCTCGCGGTACATCCGGATGCCCGTATTTTCTATGCCGGTAAAATGGATAGTTTATACCTGCCTATGTTGCACGAAAGTGATAATGCGGTGGCCGAACAGTTATTGGTGATGATCGCCGCTGAGAAAGGCTGGGAGCCTTCGCAGGTGATTGAGAATCTGAAAAAAGAGCCAGGCAATGAATTTTTAAGCGATATTCGCTGGGTAGATGGCTCCGGTTTATCTCGTTATAATTTAATTAGGCCAAAGGATTTCATCCACATACTGGAATTATTAGCGAAAGAAGTGGCTCCAGATCGTTTACATACCTTGTTGCCTGAAGCGAGTAAAACTGGGACGATGCGTAACGTACAAGACCTAAATCCAGGCGTGCGGATGTGGGCAAAGTCAGGTTCTTATGGAAATACCTATGATCTTTCAGGTTATTATCTCACCAAAGACGGAAAGACATTGGCCTTCTCCGTATTATCTAATCTGGGTAATGCGCCTGTTAGAGATATTAAGAAGTCGGTGGTGGAGTTTTTGAGGGCGATACACTAAAATAGAGTAGAGATAAGAGAGTATAGATTATAGAGTAAAGATTCAATATAAACCATCTCTACTCTATTATCTATAATCTATGCTCTATTATCTATGCTCTATTATCTCTACTCTCCATTCTTCGATAAACTAAATAGCTCACCCCCACAAACCCTACCACATACATCACACTCCCTAGATTTGTCACCAAGGTACCTATCAAGAATAGGGAGGAGATAATCACTAAAATCCACGGTAAAACGGGATATCCCCAAGCTAAATAAGGCCGATTTAGGTTAGGCTCAGAGACGCGGAGCTTTAATAGTGACGCGAATCCAGCTAAATAACTAGCTACAAAAAAGAAGGTCGCAATGTCCGAAAGGCGTTCGTTTATTTGTTTGCCGGCTAATAAGAAAATACAGGCAGAGAAAACGGTTAAATGTGTCGCGGTGGTGGGAGAACCTGCTGCATTTACTTTTTCGGCCTGTTTGAAAAACAATCCATCCCGACTCATCGAATAGATCACCCGCGGAGCGAACATCACTTGCGTGTTCAAGATTCCTAAGATACTCAACATTAAAAAGACGGTAATCCAGCGTCCCATATCTGCACCAAACAAGGCTTTCATCGTGTCAGCTGCGGCTAATTTACTGCTTGAAAGGGTGTCGATTGGAAGACTATACAAGATGCCCACATTGATCAGCAAGTAGATAAATGCGACGATGATGACGCCGATGAACATCGATTTTGGCATGGATTTAACAGGATCCTTATTTTCTTCCGTGAAATAACTTGCCGTGTGCCAGCCGTCAAATGCATAAAAGATGGACAACAAAGCTGTCATGATTCCGGTCGTTAAAGGCAATCCCGTAGGTACATGTGTCTGTTCCGCAAAAACTCCTCCACCACCGTACACAAAGCAGATGGCGATGAAAATCAATAAGGCCAAAGCCTTGATGCCACTCAGCCATTCTTGGGATTTACCGGCCATCACCACGCCTAATTGATGGAAAAACCACAATAGGGCAAGGATTCCGATGGCACAATAGACTAAATAAGGGCTTAAAATGGGGAAAACAATGATGAGGTATTCACTAAAGGTATAGGATCCAAAACCGAGTGCAGTAACTGTTCCAAGCCAGCTCGTTAGCCCCACAAGGAAACCGATGTAGCGGCCAAAAGCTCGTTCGGCATAGCCATACCAAGAGCCTGCTTTGGGAATGGATAAACTTAATTCCAACACACAGCTCACCCCTAATAAGGCATAAATAGCCACTAAAACCCATAAACTGAGGATTAATCCGGGGTCTTGTAAGGAGGCTGCAATGGGTCCAGGTTTACGTAAGATGCCTGTTCCTACGGTTCCACCTAACGTGACAGCGATCCCGAAACCGGTGCCTAAAACCTTCCAGAGTTTATTTTCCATTCAAGACGTATTGACCCACGGTAGGGAAGTGGTCGGAATATTTGATGTTGCGCAGGGTTTGGAAATTAATGGCTTTCCATTCCTCGGAGAAGAATTGATCGTCGATGCGCACTAAATAGGGGCTGCGGTTTAAGGTAAAGCCAAAGCCTGACCCAGCTTCTTCGAAGGAGTTTTTCAGACGTTCCCGAATCGTTCCATAGGCCCAGCCAGAAGGAGTTTCGTTTAAATCTCCTACGACTAAGATGGGATAGGGGCTTTTTTGGATGAGACGATTGATCTGGCTCATCTCCTTTTTATGTTCAATAAATCCTTTGCGGAGTGAAGAAATGATGCCTCGGCCTTCTCTTTTGGCATCTTTATATTCTTGAAAGTACAGCTTGGAGGTCATTTTGTTCACTCGAATGCCCATGGACCAAAGTTGAAGATTGATTACTCTAATCGTATCTTGATCCTTTACGATATCAGTTAATAAATAGCCATTCGCTGAGTTA encodes:
- a CDS encoding APC family permease, with protein sequence MENKLWKVLGTGFGIAVTLGGTVGTGILRKPGPIAASLQDPGLILSLWVLVAIYALLGVSCVLELSLSIPKAGSWYGYAERAFGRYIGFLVGLTSWLGTVTALGFGSYTFSEYLIIVFPILSPYLVYCAIGILALLWFFHQLGVVMAGKSQEWLSGIKALALLIFIAICFVYGGGGVFAEQTHVPTGLPLTTGIMTALLSIFYAFDGWHTASYFTEENKDPVKSMPKSMFIGVIIVAFIYLLINVGILYSLPIDTLSSSKLAAADTMKALFGADMGRWITVFLMLSILGILNTQVMFAPRVIYSMSRDGLFFKQAEKVNAAGSPTTATHLTVFSACIFLLAGKQINERLSDIATFFFVASYLAGFASLLKLRVSEPNLNRPYLAWGYPVLPWILVIISSLFLIGTLVTNLGSVMYVVGFVGVSYLVYRRMESRDNRA
- a CDS encoding D-alanyl-D-alanine carboxypeptidase; the protein is MKNLAFLFLFALAGCQSSHLQIAFNESSLAQRASGVMIKDLSSGKVLFEKNADQYFMPASNMKLLTFLQANRILGSQIPSFKYRETKDTLFFWGTGDISNLHPTIKNTAMRDFLAASSKVLVYGAPLKPLPILGSGWAWDDYNDHYSAEISDLPLYANLVNFSASAKRWKILPDAFEAVAKTGSTLEVRRNRLKNQFELPVLTSEKYGSQDVPFITSPDMTTFLLTDTLHKSVETMPLAVHPDARIFYAGKMDSLYLPMLHESDNAVAEQLLVMIAAEKGWEPSQVIENLKKEPGNEFLSDIRWVDGSGLSRYNLIRPKDFIHILELLAKEVAPDRLHTLLPEASKTGTMRNVQDLNPGVRMWAKSGSYGNTYDLSGYYLTKDGKTLAFSVLSNLGNAPVRDIKKSVVEFLRAIH